The following are encoded together in the Streptomyces sp. NBC_01465 genome:
- a CDS encoding STAS domain-containing protein, which produces MSSSESSVRDRLVEALREQEEAIADRWVRLQREQAVLGTDMSEQELREEADLLISALATGLSGDVPVERLVTSQNDLRRTVIELSLRRARAGATPTATSLAVLSLKEALLEAVQHKTRDAAELFSAAILVNRLLDAAGALSFETYVEGREEIIQRQSRQLMDLSTPVVRLWRHVLAVPLIGTLDTARTQVVMESLLQAIQDNEARIAIVDITGVPAVDTAVAQHLMHTVNAVRLMGADCVISGIRPPIAQTIAQLGIDLSTILTRATLADALEAAIRLTDRPAVGLDPYRKEAS; this is translated from the coding sequence GTGAGCAGCAGTGAGTCGAGTGTGCGGGACCGTCTGGTGGAGGCCCTGCGCGAACAGGAAGAGGCGATCGCCGACCGCTGGGTGCGTCTGCAGCGGGAACAGGCGGTCCTCGGCACGGACATGAGCGAGCAGGAGCTGCGCGAGGAAGCGGATCTGCTGATCTCCGCGCTGGCCACCGGGCTCTCCGGGGACGTACCGGTGGAGCGTCTCGTCACCTCGCAGAACGATCTGCGCAGGACGGTCATAGAGCTGTCGCTGCGCCGGGCGCGCGCCGGTGCGACGCCGACCGCCACCTCACTGGCCGTGCTCTCGCTGAAGGAGGCGCTCCTGGAGGCGGTCCAGCACAAGACCAGGGACGCGGCCGAGCTGTTCTCCGCGGCGATTCTGGTGAACCGGCTTCTGGACGCGGCAGGTGCCCTCTCCTTCGAGACGTACGTGGAGGGCCGCGAGGAGATCATCCAGCGGCAGAGCCGCCAGCTGATGGACCTCTCCACCCCTGTCGTACGGCTCTGGCGCCATGTCCTGGCCGTACCGCTGATCGGCACCCTCGACACCGCCCGTACCCAGGTGGTGATGGAGAGCCTGCTGCAGGCGATCCAGGACAACGAGGCGCGGATCGCGATCGTCGACATCACCGGCGTACCCGCCGTCGACACGGCCGTGGCGCAGCATCTGATGCACACCGTGAACGCCGTCAGGCTCATGGGCGCCGACTGCGTCATCAGCGGGATCCGGCCGCCCATCGCGCAGACCATCGCACAGTTGGGCATCGACTTGTCGACCATCCTCACCAGGGCGACCCTCGCCGACGCCCTGGAAGCCGCGATCCGGCTCACCGACCGGCCCGCCGTCGGTCTGGACCCGTACCGCAAGGAGGCATCGTGA
- a CDS encoding SpoIIE family protein phosphatase, protein MTTSAPSVSVQIRIDHYSAVHLAAAAARRTALEHGLPGALPDRAAVVASELAGNLANHAQDGSVYIQPLPLHAGVEILAVDRGPGMADPELCLTDGFTTTGTMGSGLGAVRRIATELSVRTKPGIGTLISARLTAPSAGTGAERRVRSFGALCLPAEGEEECGDAWGLAETDGDRTAAVIDGLGHGPPAAEAAQAALRAFHRDPGKPLANVMAAMNRSLRRTRGAAVGLLRQRDGETEFCSVGNVRAHFVTPDGVRSRFGGQPGVVGLNMPLPRTERLATDRDATLVVHSDGINSRWSHDPSPFLLRLPPPLLAGALAHGHRRVRDDATVLALGPTVTKRDR, encoded by the coding sequence GTGACGACATCCGCGCCGTCCGTCTCCGTACAGATCCGGATCGACCACTACAGCGCCGTCCACCTCGCGGCGGCGGCCGCCCGGCGGACGGCGCTGGAGCACGGCCTGCCCGGCGCCCTGCCCGACCGGGCCGCCGTCGTCGCCAGCGAACTGGCGGGCAACCTCGCCAACCACGCCCAGGACGGCTCGGTGTACATCCAGCCGCTCCCCCTGCACGCCGGCGTCGAGATACTGGCCGTCGACCGCGGTCCCGGAATGGCGGACCCCGAACTGTGTCTGACGGACGGTTTCACCACCACCGGCACCATGGGTTCGGGGCTCGGAGCGGTACGCCGGATCGCCACCGAGCTCTCGGTCCGTACGAAGCCGGGCATCGGCACCCTGATCTCCGCCCGGCTCACCGCGCCGTCGGCGGGCACCGGGGCGGAGCGCCGCGTCCGGTCCTTCGGCGCGCTCTGTCTGCCCGCCGAGGGCGAGGAGGAGTGCGGGGACGCCTGGGGTCTCGCCGAGACCGACGGGGACCGCACCGCCGCGGTGATCGACGGTCTGGGCCACGGACCGCCCGCGGCCGAGGCCGCACAGGCCGCGCTGCGCGCCTTCCACCGCGACCCGGGCAAACCGCTCGCCAACGTGATGGCCGCGATGAACCGCTCGCTTCGGCGCACCCGCGGGGCCGCGGTCGGTCTGCTGCGGCAGCGCGACGGCGAGACGGAGTTCTGCTCGGTCGGCAACGTCCGGGCGCATTTCGTCACGCCCGACGGCGTACGCAGCCGGTTCGGAGGCCAGCCGGGCGTGGTGGGCCTCAACATGCCGCTCCCGCGCACCGAGCGGCTCGCCACGGACCGGGACGCCACCCTGGTCGTCCACTCCGACGGCATCAACTCCCGCTGGTCGCACGACCCTTCACCGTTCCTGCTGCGGCTGCCGCCCCCGCTCCTGGCAGGCGCACTGGCCCACGGCCACCGGCGCGTCCGCGACGACGCGACCGTTCTCGCGCTGGGGCCGACCGTGACGAAGAGAGACCGATGA
- a CDS encoding PP2C family protein-serine/threonine phosphatase, protein MIPHRTTHHSLAGLRTTLRRLAHHLRLPVETRSRLTLAVTQVAAGELDAGRMVVLDAGPEAANGSGAMLSVRLQTPLAPRQPSLTGLPLPAQRMPGCAAVWRVPLQSSPAEGSAPAVSDLLEEELSDALTRLDALGRDHQRLHHELAETNSGVLALYVQLEERDEQLRRAHGRMLRQLEDALRPPPVEVAGLEMAVHYEPAEKDAPTGGDLYDWFLLPDGTAHITVVDALGHGLASTRSALNVTHAVRTLALEGHPVESIVARTDEILSTVDREVMATVQLVRLDPATGELLIANGSHPPALLVREDGTTRLLEVRGRGIGFPLPGSERLLRERLAPGDLLVLYTDGLTESRRDPREGEIRLQEVARRHRALPIADIPGAIAAEMRTVILHPDDTVALTVRRVR, encoded by the coding sequence ATGATCCCGCACCGTACGACCCACCACTCACTGGCCGGTCTGCGCACCACCCTGCGCCGGCTGGCCCACCATCTGCGGCTGCCGGTCGAAACGCGTTCCCGGCTGACTCTCGCGGTGACCCAGGTGGCGGCCGGTGAGCTCGACGCGGGCCGCATGGTCGTGCTGGACGCCGGCCCCGAGGCCGCCAACGGCAGCGGCGCCATGCTCTCCGTACGGCTGCAGACCCCGCTGGCACCTCGCCAGCCGTCCCTGACCGGGCTGCCGCTGCCCGCGCAGCGGATGCCGGGGTGTGCTGCCGTCTGGCGGGTCCCGCTGCAGTCCTCGCCCGCCGAGGGAAGCGCCCCCGCGGTGTCGGACCTCCTGGAGGAGGAGCTGAGCGACGCGCTCACCCGGCTGGACGCCCTCGGCCGGGACCACCAGCGCCTCCATCACGAGCTGGCGGAGACCAACAGCGGGGTGCTGGCCCTCTACGTACAGCTGGAGGAGCGCGACGAGCAACTGCGGCGCGCGCACGGCCGGATGCTGCGCCAGCTGGAGGACGCCCTGCGTCCGCCGCCGGTCGAGGTGGCGGGCCTGGAGATGGCCGTGCACTACGAGCCCGCCGAGAAGGACGCGCCGACCGGCGGAGACCTCTACGACTGGTTCCTGCTCCCGGACGGCACCGCGCACATCACGGTGGTCGACGCGCTCGGCCACGGCCTGGCCAGTACCCGCAGCGCGCTCAACGTGACCCACGCGGTCCGCACGCTCGCCCTGGAGGGGCACCCGGTGGAGTCGATCGTCGCGAGGACCGACGAGATCCTCTCCACCGTCGACCGCGAGGTGATGGCCACCGTCCAGCTGGTCAGGCTCGACCCGGCCACCGGCGAGCTCCTCATCGCGAACGGAAGCCATCCGCCCGCCCTGCTCGTACGTGAGGACGGCACCACCCGACTGCTGGAGGTCCGGGGCCGCGGCATCGGCTTCCCGCTGCCGGGCAGTGAGCGACTGCTGCGCGAACGCCTCGCCCCCGGCGACCTGTTGGTCCTGTACACCGACGGGCTGACCGAGAGCCGGCGCGATCCCCGCGAGGGCGAGATCCGGCTGCAGGAGGTGGCGCGGCGCCACCGCGCGCTGCCGATAGCGGACATTCCCGGTGCCATCGCGGCGGAGATGCGCACGGTGATCCTGCACCCGGACGACACCGTCGCCCTGACGGTCCGCCGGGTGCGCTGA
- a CDS encoding Lrp/AsnC family transcriptional regulator, which produces MRLNDLDERIVHALAEDARRSFADIGALVGLSAPAVKRRVDRLRAEGAITGFTVRVDPATLGWETEGFIEIYCRSNTSPEAIQRGLERYPEIVAASTVTGEADAIVQVFASDMRHFERVLERIAGEHFVERTKSVLVLSPLLRRFSSGAPA; this is translated from the coding sequence GTGCGCCTGAACGACCTCGACGAACGCATCGTCCACGCCCTCGCCGAAGACGCCCGCCGCTCCTTCGCGGACATCGGCGCACTCGTGGGACTCTCCGCGCCCGCGGTGAAGCGCCGCGTGGACCGGCTGCGGGCGGAGGGCGCCATCACGGGCTTCACCGTCCGCGTGGACCCCGCCACGCTGGGCTGGGAGACCGAGGGCTTCATCGAGATCTACTGCCGCAGCAACACCTCGCCCGAAGCGATCCAGCGCGGTCTCGAGCGCTACCCGGAGATCGTGGCCGCCTCCACCGTCACCGGCGAGGCGGACGCCATCGTCCAGGTCTTCGCCTCCGACATGCGCCACTTCGAGCGCGTACTGGAGCGCATCGCCGGGGAGCACTTCGTGGAGCGCACCAAGTCGGTCCTCGTACTGTCGCCGCTGCTGAGGCGCTTCTCCTCGGGCGCGCCCGCCTGA
- a CDS encoding ATP-binding protein → MALSGERLAPGREELAAASRATAPQENGAQSYSVKSEEDLLTVRHAVRAATVEAGFGIVDQTRVVTAASELARNAYIHGGGGTLRIEVLHRDARRGLRLTVRDEGPGIIDLDAALTDGYTTGSGLGHGLGGARRLMHEFTVDCASGRGTTVTALRWNTR, encoded by the coding sequence ATGGCGCTCTCAGGTGAACGACTGGCGCCCGGCCGGGAGGAACTGGCCGCCGCGTCCCGGGCCACGGCCCCGCAGGAGAACGGCGCACAGAGCTACTCGGTGAAGTCCGAGGAGGATCTGCTGACGGTACGTCATGCCGTGCGCGCCGCCACGGTCGAGGCCGGATTCGGGATCGTCGACCAGACCCGGGTGGTGACCGCCGCCAGTGAACTGGCCCGCAACGCCTACATCCACGGCGGGGGCGGCACCCTGCGCATCGAGGTGCTGCACCGGGACGCACGGCGCGGTCTGCGGCTGACCGTGCGCGACGAGGGCCCGGGCATCATCGATCTGGACGCGGCGCTCACCGACGGATACACCACGGGTTCGGGCCTGGGCCACGGGCTCGGCGGCGCCCGCAGGCTGATGCACGAGTTCACCGTCGACTGCGCCTCCGGCAGGGGCACCACGGTGACCGCACTGCGCTGGAACACCCGGTGA
- a CDS encoding STAS domain-containing protein: protein MNAPRPAGVPILRLGDVLVTGLLNELDDQSAVAFTDELTERIAADGARGVLIDISRLEIIDSFVARTLMELTTMARLLGARVIVAGMRPPVAITLVELGLQLTGVETALNAEQALTALGWQRMPRPSAEAPHGALR, encoded by the coding sequence GTGAACGCCCCGCGCCCTGCGGGTGTTCCGATCCTGCGGCTCGGTGACGTCCTGGTCACCGGTCTGCTCAATGAGCTCGACGACCAGTCCGCCGTGGCGTTCACCGACGAGCTCACCGAGCGGATCGCCGCCGACGGCGCCCGCGGCGTGCTCATCGACATCTCCCGGCTGGAGATCATCGATTCCTTCGTGGCCAGGACCCTGATGGAACTGACCACCATGGCGCGGCTGTTGGGCGCCCGGGTGATCGTCGCGGGGATGCGTCCTCCGGTCGCCATCACCCTGGTCGAGCTGGGCCTCCAGCTGACCGGGGTGGAGACCGCTCTCAACGCGGAGCAGGCCCTGACCGCGCTCGGCTGGCAGCGGATGCCCCGACCCTCCGCGGAGGCGCCCCATGGCGCTCTCAGGTGA
- a CDS encoding ATP-binding protein: MVVVDSPLADSATARDAAARFLVEHCPWADLDAVLLVVSELVANAARHTAGWWRLRLSAGPGELVVELDDSSPHHPVARTPDFGGGGGFGWPLVLRLAGRVEISPLPLGKTVRTIWTRPATAG, from the coding sequence GTGGTTGTCGTGGACTCGCCCTTGGCGGACAGTGCCACCGCTCGCGACGCTGCCGCCCGTTTTCTCGTCGAGCACTGCCCCTGGGCGGACCTCGACGCCGTACTGCTGGTCGTCAGCGAGCTGGTGGCCAACGCCGCCCGGCACACCGCCGGCTGGTGGCGGCTGCGGCTGAGCGCAGGCCCTGGGGAGCTGGTGGTGGAGCTGGACGACTCCAGCCCTCACCACCCGGTCGCCCGTACGCCCGACTTCGGTGGCGGCGGCGGCTTCGGCTGGCCGCTGGTGCTGCGGCTCGCGGGCCGGGTCGAGATCTCCCCGCTGCCTCTCGGCAAGACGGTACGGACGATCTGGACCCGGCCCGCGACGGCCGGCTGA